In Ahaetulla prasina isolate Xishuangbanna chromosome 6, ASM2864084v1, whole genome shotgun sequence, a single window of DNA contains:
- the RAB11FIP2 gene encoding rab11 family-interacting protein 2 isoform X3: MLAEQAQKWFPTHVQVTVLQAKGLKPKGKSGTNDTYTIIQLGKEKYSTSVAEKTLDPIWKEEASFELPGLLMEGNSEKYILYLIVMHRSLVGLDKFLGQVAINLNDIFENKLRRKTEWFPLESKQGKRTKDRGEIKVNIQFMRNNMTASMFDLSIKDKTKSPFAKLKDKMKGRKTDGTFLDTSSAIIPSTHTPETNNITSLNELQLKSKPKKPFLLGPQRLSLAHSMSDLTGSQITSEKNKLGTIGNSYLFRRQLESVGSEDESGNLKSPHRRTLSADTTKGSKLDNTGDDSDSAFVAQNDPFTNVSASLPQKFATLPRQKNPFEENPLSWEQNVGLFSKPSEIKKENKKEKKEKVSLFERVTGKKEGKRSDRLSNGGSEGSSDLKSPSPFAESHQGSFDFDSTNPFTTNFKPKNMLLSRMEILLMLQQDIVILHMKRSYKS, encoded by the exons ATGTTGGCTGAGCAAGCTCAAAAGTGGTTCCCAACTCATGTGCAGGTTACAGTCCTTCAGGCCAAAGGTCTCAAGCCAAAGGGCAAAAGTGGCACTAATGATACATACACTATCATACAATTGGGAAAAGAGAAATACTCCACTTCGGTGGCAGAGAAGACCCTGGACCCAATATGGAAAGAAGAAGCTTCCTTTGAGCTGCCTGGATTGCTGATGGAAGGgaactctgaaaaatacattCTCTACCTGATAGTCATGCATAGGTCTCTTGTTGGGCTTGATAAGTTTTTGGGACAAGTGGCAATtaatttaaatgatatttttgaGAACAAACTGAGAAGGAAAACAGA ATGGTTTCCTCTCGAGTCCAAGCAAGGAAAACGAACTAAAGACAGAGGAGAGATAAAAGTCAACATTCAGTTTATGAGAAACAACATGACAGCAAGCATGTTTGACTTGTCAATTAAGGACAAAACCAAATCTCCTTTTGCCAAATTAAAGGACAAAATGAAGGGTCGTAAGACAGACGGGACATTTTTGGATACATCTTCTGCAATCATTCCAAGTACTCATACCCCAGAAACCAACAATATAACATCCCTCAATGAATTGCAGTTAAAATCAAAGCCAAAAAAACCTTTTCTTTTGGGACCTCAGCGACTCTCTTTGGCTCACTCAATGTCTGATCTAACTGGATCTCAgataacttcagaaaaaaataaattgggaACAATTGGCAACTCTTACCTCTTCAGACGTCAGCTTGAGTCTGTTGGTTCTGAGGATGAAAGTG GAAATCTAAAATCTCCACACAGACGGACATTAAGTGCAGATACCACTAAAGGGAGTAAACTGGACAACACAGGTGATGACAGTGACTCAGCTTTTGTAGCTCAAAACGATCCTTTTACAAATGTGAGTGCTTCATTGCCTCAAAAGTTTGCTACATTGCCAAGACAGAAGAATCCATTTGAAGAAAACCCTTTATCATGGGAACAAAATGTGGGCTTATTTTCGAAACCatctgaaataaaaaaagagaataagaaagagaaaaaggagaaggttaGTCTCTTTGAAAGAGTGactggaaagaaagaaggcaaaCGATCAGATAGACTTAGTAACGGAGGATCAGAAGGCTCCTCTGATTTGAAATCACCCAGTCCTTTTGCTGAAAGTCATCAGGGCAGCTTTGATTTTGATTCCACTAATCCCTTTACTACAAACTTCAAGCCAAAAAATATGCTGTTATCTAG
- the RAB11FIP2 gene encoding rab11 family-interacting protein 2 isoform X2, with protein MLAEQAQKWFPTHVQVTVLQAKGLKPKGKSGTNDTYTIIQLGKEKYSTSVAEKTLDPIWKEEASFELPGLLMEGNSEKYILYLIVMHRSLVGLDKFLGQVAINLNDIFENKLRRKTEWFPLESKQGKRTKDRGEIKVNIQFMRNNMTASMFDLSIKDKTKSPFAKLKDKMKGRKTDGTFLDTSSAIIPSTHTPETNNITSLNELQLKSKPKKPFLLGPQRLSLAHSMSDLTGSQITSEKNKLGTIGNSYLFRRQLESVGSEDESGNLKSPHRRTLSADTTKGSKLDNTGDDSDSAFVAQNDPFTNVSASLPQKFATLPRQKNPFEENPLSWEQNVGLFSKPSEIKKENKKEKKEKVSLFERVTGKKEGKRSDRLSNGGSEGSSDLKSPSPFAESHQGSFDFDSTNPFTTNFKPKNMLLSSLNMNSESSEEFQKTMALFVSIIVEVWHLCSHLKFVLLSPKTGPYGL; from the exons ATGTTGGCTGAGCAAGCTCAAAAGTGGTTCCCAACTCATGTGCAGGTTACAGTCCTTCAGGCCAAAGGTCTCAAGCCAAAGGGCAAAAGTGGCACTAATGATACATACACTATCATACAATTGGGAAAAGAGAAATACTCCACTTCGGTGGCAGAGAAGACCCTGGACCCAATATGGAAAGAAGAAGCTTCCTTTGAGCTGCCTGGATTGCTGATGGAAGGgaactctgaaaaatacattCTCTACCTGATAGTCATGCATAGGTCTCTTGTTGGGCTTGATAAGTTTTTGGGACAAGTGGCAATtaatttaaatgatatttttgaGAACAAACTGAGAAGGAAAACAGA ATGGTTTCCTCTCGAGTCCAAGCAAGGAAAACGAACTAAAGACAGAGGAGAGATAAAAGTCAACATTCAGTTTATGAGAAACAACATGACAGCAAGCATGTTTGACTTGTCAATTAAGGACAAAACCAAATCTCCTTTTGCCAAATTAAAGGACAAAATGAAGGGTCGTAAGACAGACGGGACATTTTTGGATACATCTTCTGCAATCATTCCAAGTACTCATACCCCAGAAACCAACAATATAACATCCCTCAATGAATTGCAGTTAAAATCAAAGCCAAAAAAACCTTTTCTTTTGGGACCTCAGCGACTCTCTTTGGCTCACTCAATGTCTGATCTAACTGGATCTCAgataacttcagaaaaaaataaattgggaACAATTGGCAACTCTTACCTCTTCAGACGTCAGCTTGAGTCTGTTGGTTCTGAGGATGAAAGTG GAAATCTAAAATCTCCACACAGACGGACATTAAGTGCAGATACCACTAAAGGGAGTAAACTGGACAACACAGGTGATGACAGTGACTCAGCTTTTGTAGCTCAAAACGATCCTTTTACAAATGTGAGTGCTTCATTGCCTCAAAAGTTTGCTACATTGCCAAGACAGAAGAATCCATTTGAAGAAAACCCTTTATCATGGGAACAAAATGTGGGCTTATTTTCGAAACCatctgaaataaaaaaagagaataagaaagagaaaaaggagaaggttaGTCTCTTTGAAAGAGTGactggaaagaaagaaggcaaaCGATCAGATAGACTTAGTAACGGAGGATCAGAAGGCTCCTCTGATTTGAAATCACCCAGTCCTTTTGCTGAAAGTCATCAGGGCAGCTTTGATTTTGATTCCACTAATCCCTTTACTACAAACTTCAAGCCAAAAAATATGCTGTTATCTAG TCTTAACATGAATTCCGAAAGCTCTGAAGAATTTCAAAAAACAATG